A DNA window from Coffea arabica cultivar ET-39 chromosome 6c, Coffea Arabica ET-39 HiFi, whole genome shotgun sequence contains the following coding sequences:
- the LOC113692882 gene encoding AMP deaminase isoform X1, which translates to MDTYALHLAMAALVGASAVAVSAYYMHRKTLNHLLEFAKTIERERERGDAVAEDGGVGYGSGGADSPQHFKRYGSVDKRRNHGRRKGSGYYRRGSASLPDVTAISGGMDILDDRRNGPVHVDSIPIGLPRLHTLPEGKSSHASSAKRAGHLIRPTSPKSPVASASAFESVEGSDDEDNMTDSAGLNDPYLHANGNADLPDHRNANNGEQMAMSASSMIRSHSVSGDLHSVQPDPVAADILRKEPEQETFVKLKIAPRETPSPDEVDVYRNLQVCLEMRKTCVFREAVVPWEKEIITDPSTPKPIPNPFDYMQERKSDHSFRMEDGVVQVYANKEATEKLFPVADATTFFTDLHYILKVIAAGNIRTLCHHRLVLLEQKFNLHLMLNADREFLAQKSAPHRDFYNVRKVDTHVHHSACMNQKHLLRFIKSKLRKEPDEVVIFRDGTYLTLKEVFESLDLSGYDLNVDLLDVHADKSTFHRFDKFNLKYNPCGQSRLREIFLKQENLIQGRFLGELTKQVFSDLEASKYQVRPLCMAEYRVSIYGRKQSEWDQLASWIVNNDLYSENVVWLIQLPRLYNVYKEMGIVTSFQNILDNVFLPLFEVTVDPDSHPQLHVFLKQVVGFDLVDDESKPERRPTKHMPTPAQWTNIFNPAYSYYIYYCYANLYTLNKLRESKGMTTIKLRPHSGEAGDVDHLAATFLTAHNIAHGINLRKSPVLQYLYYLAQIGLAMSPLSNNSLFLDYHRNPFPMFFLRGLNVSLSTDDPLQIHLTKEPLVEEYSIAASVWKLSSCDICEIARNSVYQSGFSHALKSHWVGKEYYKRGPDGNDIHKTNVPHIRLEFRDMKFYLLEWSLVDDGVLCLKISFQNPSWIR; encoded by the exons ATGGACACGTACGCCTTGCACTTAGCTATGGCCGCGCTGGTGGGAGCATCCGCGGTGGCTGTGTCTGCTTACTACATGCACCGCAAAACCCTAAACCATCTGCTGGAGTTCGCCAAGACtatagagagagaaagagagagggggGACGCAGTTGCGGAGGACGGTGGAGTAGGATACGGCAGCGGTGGTGCTGACTCGCCTCAGCATTTCAAAAGGTATGGCTCCGTCGATAAGAGGCGCAACCACGGCCGACGGAAGGGAAGCGGCTACTACCGTCGAGGTTCCGCTTCGTTGCCGGACGTCACTGCGATTTCCGGAGGGATGGATATCCTTGACGACAGGAGGAATGGTCCGGTTCATGTTGATTCTATTCCGATTGGATTACCCAGGCTCCACACGCTTCCTGAAG GGAAATCTAGTCATGCAAGTTCTGCCAAGAGAGCTGGGCATCTTATCAGACCCACTTCTCCCAAGTCTCCTGTTGCTAGTGCCAGTGCTTTTGAAAGTGTGGAAGGATCAGATGATGAAGATAATATGACTGACAGTGCTGGACTAAACGATCCATATCTACATGCCAATGGGAATGCG GATTTACCAGATCACAGGAATGCCAATAATGGAGAGCAAATGGCTATGTCTGCATCAAGTATGATTCGATCCCATAGCGTATCTGGTGATCTGCACAGTGTGCAACCAGACCCTGTGGCTGCGGACATTCTCAGAAAAGAACCAGAACAGGAAACCTTTGTGAAGCTGAAAATTGCCCCAAGGG AAACACCATCTCCTGATGAAGTGGATGTCTATCGGAATCTGCAAGTGTGCCTAGAAATGAGAAAGACATGTGTATTTAGGGAAGCTGTTGTGCCATGGGAAAAGGAAATCATAACTGATCCAAGCACACCAAAGCCCATTCCAAATCCATTTGATTATATGCAAGAACGAAAATCTGAT CATTCTTTTCGGATGGAAGATGGAGTTGTGCAAGTTTATGCTAATAAGGAGG CAACGGAGAAACTTTTCCCAGTAGCTGATGCAACCACCTTTTTCACTGACCTGCACTACATCCTTAAAGTTATTGCTGCGGGGAATATTCGGACATTATGTCACCATCGCCTAGTACTTTTAGAACAA AAATTCAACCTCCATTTGATGCTTAATGCTGATCGGGAATTCCTTGCTCAAAAAAGTGCCCCACACCGTGACTTCTATAATGTCAGGAAAGTCGACACCCACGTTCACCACTCAGCCTGCATGAACCAGAAGCATCTTTTGAGGTTTATAAAGTCAAAGCTTAGGAAAGAGCCTGACGAG GTTGTCATATTTCGTGATGGTACCTATTTGACATTGAAAGAAGTTTTTGAGAGCTTGGATTTATCTGG GTATGATCTGAATGTTGACCTACTGGATGTTCATGCTGACAAGAGCACCTTTCATCGATTTGACAAGTTTAATCTTAAGTACAACCCTTGTGGTCAAAGTAGGCTAAGGGAGATTTTTCTGAAGCAGGAAAACCTTATACAGG GTCGTTTCCTTGGTGAGCTGACTAAGCAAGTTTTTTCTGATCTTGAAGCAAGCAAATATCAAGTGCGTCCTTTGTGT ATGGCTGAATACAGGGTATCCATATATGGCAGAAAGCAGAGTGAGTGGGACCAGCTGGCTAGTTGGATAGTAAACAATGACTTGTATAGCGAGAATGTTGTCTGGTTGATTCAG CTTCCAAGACTCTACAATGTCTACAAGGAAATGGGAATTGTGACATCTTTTCAGAACATTCTTGATAATGTTTTCCTTCCTTTGTTTGAGGTTACTGTGGATCCAGATTCACATCCTcagttgcatgttttcttgaagCAG GTGGTTGGATTTGATTTGGTGGATGATGAAAGTAAGCCAGAAAGACGTCCTACGAAACACATGCCGACACCTGCTCAGTGGACCAACATATTCAATCCTGCATACTCATACTACATTTACTATTGTTATGCTAACTTATACACCTTAAATAAG CTTCGCGAGTCAAAAGGAATGACCACTATCAAACTCCGTCCACATTCTGGAGAG GCTGGTGATGTTGACCACCTTGCAGCGACATTTCTTACTGCTCACAATATTGCGCATGGAATCAACTTGAGAAAATCTCCTGTACTTCAGTATTTGTACTACCTGGCCCAG ATTGGCCTTGCCATGTCTCCACTGAGCAACAACTCATTGTTTTTGGACTACCATCGGAATCCATTTCCCATGTTTTTCCTGCGTGGCCTCAATGTGTCGCTTTCAACTGATGATCCTTTGCAGATTCACCTAACAAAAGAGCCCCTCGTGGAAGAATACAGCATTGCAGCTTCT GTTTGGAAGTTAAGTtcatgtgatatatgtgaaattgcACGGAATTCAGTTTATCAATCTGGTTTCTCTCATGCACTGAAG TCTCATTGGGTCGGGAAGGAATACTACAAGAGAGGACCAGACGGGAATGATATTCACAAGACAAACGTACCTCATATCCGCCTTGAATTTCGTGATATG AAGTTTTACCTTTTGGAATGGTCTTTGGTTGATGATGGAGTCCTCTGTTTGAAGATTAGCTTCCAAAATCCAAGTTGGATCAGATGA
- the LOC113692882 gene encoding AMP deaminase isoform X7 produces the protein MSVGKSSHASSAKRAGHLIRPTSPKSPVASASAFESVEGSDDEDNMTDSAGLNDPYLHANGNADLPDHRNANNGEQMAMSASSMIRSHSVSGDLHSVQPDPVAADILRKEPEQETFVKLKIAPRETPSPDEVDVYRNLQVCLEMRKTCVFREAVVPWEKEIITDPSTPKPIPNPFDYMQERKSDHSFRMEDGVVQVYANKEATEKLFPVADATTFFTDLHYILKVIAAGNIRTLCHHRLVLLEQKFNLHLMLNADREFLAQKSAPHRDFYNVRKVDTHVHHSACMNQKHLLRFIKSKLRKEPDEVVIFRDGTYLTLKEVFESLDLSGYDLNVDLLDVHADKSTFHRFDKFNLKYNPCGQSRLREIFLKQENLIQGRFLGELTKQVFSDLEASKYQMAEYRVSIYGRKQSEWDQLASWIVNNDLYSENVVWLIQLPRLYNVYKEMGIVTSFQNILDNVFLPLFEVTVDPDSHPQLHVFLKQVVGFDLVDDESKPERRPTKHMPTPAQWTNIFNPAYSYYIYYCYANLYTLNKLRESKGMTTIKLRPHSGEAGDVDHLAATFLTAHNIAHGINLRKSPVLQYLYYLAQIGLAMSPLSNNSLFLDYHRNPFPMFFLRGLNVSLSTDDPLQIHLTKEPLVEEYSIAASVWKLSSCDICEIARNSVYQSGFSHALKSHWVGKEYYKRGPDGNDIHKTNVPHIRLEFRDMKFYLLEWSLVDDGVLCLKISFQNPSWIR, from the exons ATGAGTGTCG GGAAATCTAGTCATGCAAGTTCTGCCAAGAGAGCTGGGCATCTTATCAGACCCACTTCTCCCAAGTCTCCTGTTGCTAGTGCCAGTGCTTTTGAAAGTGTGGAAGGATCAGATGATGAAGATAATATGACTGACAGTGCTGGACTAAACGATCCATATCTACATGCCAATGGGAATGCG GATTTACCAGATCACAGGAATGCCAATAATGGAGAGCAAATGGCTATGTCTGCATCAAGTATGATTCGATCCCATAGCGTATCTGGTGATCTGCACAGTGTGCAACCAGACCCTGTGGCTGCGGACATTCTCAGAAAAGAACCAGAACAGGAAACCTTTGTGAAGCTGAAAATTGCCCCAAGGG AAACACCATCTCCTGATGAAGTGGATGTCTATCGGAATCTGCAAGTGTGCCTAGAAATGAGAAAGACATGTGTATTTAGGGAAGCTGTTGTGCCATGGGAAAAGGAAATCATAACTGATCCAAGCACACCAAAGCCCATTCCAAATCCATTTGATTATATGCAAGAACGAAAATCTGAT CATTCTTTTCGGATGGAAGATGGAGTTGTGCAAGTTTATGCTAATAAGGAGG CAACGGAGAAACTTTTCCCAGTAGCTGATGCAACCACCTTTTTCACTGACCTGCACTACATCCTTAAAGTTATTGCTGCGGGGAATATTCGGACATTATGTCACCATCGCCTAGTACTTTTAGAACAA AAATTCAACCTCCATTTGATGCTTAATGCTGATCGGGAATTCCTTGCTCAAAAAAGTGCCCCACACCGTGACTTCTATAATGTCAGGAAAGTCGACACCCACGTTCACCACTCAGCCTGCATGAACCAGAAGCATCTTTTGAGGTTTATAAAGTCAAAGCTTAGGAAAGAGCCTGACGAG GTTGTCATATTTCGTGATGGTACCTATTTGACATTGAAAGAAGTTTTTGAGAGCTTGGATTTATCTGG GTATGATCTGAATGTTGACCTACTGGATGTTCATGCTGACAAGAGCACCTTTCATCGATTTGACAAGTTTAATCTTAAGTACAACCCTTGTGGTCAAAGTAGGCTAAGGGAGATTTTTCTGAAGCAGGAAAACCTTATACAGG GTCGTTTCCTTGGTGAGCTGACTAAGCAAGTTTTTTCTGATCTTGAAGCAAGCAAATATCAA ATGGCTGAATACAGGGTATCCATATATGGCAGAAAGCAGAGTGAGTGGGACCAGCTGGCTAGTTGGATAGTAAACAATGACTTGTATAGCGAGAATGTTGTCTGGTTGATTCAG CTTCCAAGACTCTACAATGTCTACAAGGAAATGGGAATTGTGACATCTTTTCAGAACATTCTTGATAATGTTTTCCTTCCTTTGTTTGAGGTTACTGTGGATCCAGATTCACATCCTcagttgcatgttttcttgaagCAG GTGGTTGGATTTGATTTGGTGGATGATGAAAGTAAGCCAGAAAGACGTCCTACGAAACACATGCCGACACCTGCTCAGTGGACCAACATATTCAATCCTGCATACTCATACTACATTTACTATTGTTATGCTAACTTATACACCTTAAATAAG CTTCGCGAGTCAAAAGGAATGACCACTATCAAACTCCGTCCACATTCTGGAGAG GCTGGTGATGTTGACCACCTTGCAGCGACATTTCTTACTGCTCACAATATTGCGCATGGAATCAACTTGAGAAAATCTCCTGTACTTCAGTATTTGTACTACCTGGCCCAG ATTGGCCTTGCCATGTCTCCACTGAGCAACAACTCATTGTTTTTGGACTACCATCGGAATCCATTTCCCATGTTTTTCCTGCGTGGCCTCAATGTGTCGCTTTCAACTGATGATCCTTTGCAGATTCACCTAACAAAAGAGCCCCTCGTGGAAGAATACAGCATTGCAGCTTCT GTTTGGAAGTTAAGTtcatgtgatatatgtgaaattgcACGGAATTCAGTTTATCAATCTGGTTTCTCTCATGCACTGAAG TCTCATTGGGTCGGGAAGGAATACTACAAGAGAGGACCAGACGGGAATGATATTCACAAGACAAACGTACCTCATATCCGCCTTGAATTTCGTGATATG AAGTTTTACCTTTTGGAATGGTCTTTGGTTGATGATGGAGTCCTCTGTTTGAAGATTAGCTTCCAAAATCCAAGTTGGATCAGATGA
- the LOC113692882 gene encoding AMP deaminase isoform X8, with protein sequence MTDSAGLNDPYLHANGNADLPDHRNANNGEQMAMSASSMIRSHSVSGDLHSVQPDPVAADILRKEPEQETFVKLKIAPRETPSPDEVDVYRNLQVCLEMRKTCVFREAVVPWEKEIITDPSTPKPIPNPFDYMQERKSDHSFRMEDGVVQVYANKEATEKLFPVADATTFFTDLHYILKVIAAGNIRTLCHHRLVLLEQKFNLHLMLNADREFLAQKSAPHRDFYNVRKVDTHVHHSACMNQKHLLRFIKSKLRKEPDEVVIFRDGTYLTLKEVFESLDLSGYDLNVDLLDVHADKSTFHRFDKFNLKYNPCGQSRLREIFLKQENLIQGRFLGELTKQVFSDLEASKYQVRPLCMAEYRVSIYGRKQSEWDQLASWIVNNDLYSENVVWLIQLPRLYNVYKEMGIVTSFQNILDNVFLPLFEVTVDPDSHPQLHVFLKQVVGFDLVDDESKPERRPTKHMPTPAQWTNIFNPAYSYYIYYCYANLYTLNKLRESKGMTTIKLRPHSGEAGDVDHLAATFLTAHNIAHGINLRKSPVLQYLYYLAQIGLAMSPLSNNSLFLDYHRNPFPMFFLRGLNVSLSTDDPLQIHLTKEPLVEEYSIAASVWKLSSCDICEIARNSVYQSGFSHALKSHWVGKEYYKRGPDGNDIHKTNVPHIRLEFRDMKFYLLEWSLVDDGVLCLKISFQNPSWIR encoded by the exons ATGACTGACAGTGCTGGACTAAACGATCCATATCTACATGCCAATGGGAATGCG GATTTACCAGATCACAGGAATGCCAATAATGGAGAGCAAATGGCTATGTCTGCATCAAGTATGATTCGATCCCATAGCGTATCTGGTGATCTGCACAGTGTGCAACCAGACCCTGTGGCTGCGGACATTCTCAGAAAAGAACCAGAACAGGAAACCTTTGTGAAGCTGAAAATTGCCCCAAGGG AAACACCATCTCCTGATGAAGTGGATGTCTATCGGAATCTGCAAGTGTGCCTAGAAATGAGAAAGACATGTGTATTTAGGGAAGCTGTTGTGCCATGGGAAAAGGAAATCATAACTGATCCAAGCACACCAAAGCCCATTCCAAATCCATTTGATTATATGCAAGAACGAAAATCTGAT CATTCTTTTCGGATGGAAGATGGAGTTGTGCAAGTTTATGCTAATAAGGAGG CAACGGAGAAACTTTTCCCAGTAGCTGATGCAACCACCTTTTTCACTGACCTGCACTACATCCTTAAAGTTATTGCTGCGGGGAATATTCGGACATTATGTCACCATCGCCTAGTACTTTTAGAACAA AAATTCAACCTCCATTTGATGCTTAATGCTGATCGGGAATTCCTTGCTCAAAAAAGTGCCCCACACCGTGACTTCTATAATGTCAGGAAAGTCGACACCCACGTTCACCACTCAGCCTGCATGAACCAGAAGCATCTTTTGAGGTTTATAAAGTCAAAGCTTAGGAAAGAGCCTGACGAG GTTGTCATATTTCGTGATGGTACCTATTTGACATTGAAAGAAGTTTTTGAGAGCTTGGATTTATCTGG GTATGATCTGAATGTTGACCTACTGGATGTTCATGCTGACAAGAGCACCTTTCATCGATTTGACAAGTTTAATCTTAAGTACAACCCTTGTGGTCAAAGTAGGCTAAGGGAGATTTTTCTGAAGCAGGAAAACCTTATACAGG GTCGTTTCCTTGGTGAGCTGACTAAGCAAGTTTTTTCTGATCTTGAAGCAAGCAAATATCAAGTGCGTCCTTTGTGT ATGGCTGAATACAGGGTATCCATATATGGCAGAAAGCAGAGTGAGTGGGACCAGCTGGCTAGTTGGATAGTAAACAATGACTTGTATAGCGAGAATGTTGTCTGGTTGATTCAG CTTCCAAGACTCTACAATGTCTACAAGGAAATGGGAATTGTGACATCTTTTCAGAACATTCTTGATAATGTTTTCCTTCCTTTGTTTGAGGTTACTGTGGATCCAGATTCACATCCTcagttgcatgttttcttgaagCAG GTGGTTGGATTTGATTTGGTGGATGATGAAAGTAAGCCAGAAAGACGTCCTACGAAACACATGCCGACACCTGCTCAGTGGACCAACATATTCAATCCTGCATACTCATACTACATTTACTATTGTTATGCTAACTTATACACCTTAAATAAG CTTCGCGAGTCAAAAGGAATGACCACTATCAAACTCCGTCCACATTCTGGAGAG GCTGGTGATGTTGACCACCTTGCAGCGACATTTCTTACTGCTCACAATATTGCGCATGGAATCAACTTGAGAAAATCTCCTGTACTTCAGTATTTGTACTACCTGGCCCAG ATTGGCCTTGCCATGTCTCCACTGAGCAACAACTCATTGTTTTTGGACTACCATCGGAATCCATTTCCCATGTTTTTCCTGCGTGGCCTCAATGTGTCGCTTTCAACTGATGATCCTTTGCAGATTCACCTAACAAAAGAGCCCCTCGTGGAAGAATACAGCATTGCAGCTTCT GTTTGGAAGTTAAGTtcatgtgatatatgtgaaattgcACGGAATTCAGTTTATCAATCTGGTTTCTCTCATGCACTGAAG TCTCATTGGGTCGGGAAGGAATACTACAAGAGAGGACCAGACGGGAATGATATTCACAAGACAAACGTACCTCATATCCGCCTTGAATTTCGTGATATG AAGTTTTACCTTTTGGAATGGTCTTTGGTTGATGATGGAGTCCTCTGTTTGAAGATTAGCTTCCAAAATCCAAGTTGGATCAGATGA
- the LOC113692882 gene encoding AMP deaminase isoform X6 has translation MSVGKSSHASSAKRAGHLIRPTSPKSPVASASAFESVEGSDDEDNMTDSAGLNDPYLHANGNADLPDHRNANNGEQMAMSASSMIRSHSVSGDLHSVQPDPVAADILRKEPEQETFVKLKIAPRETPSPDEVDVYRNLQVCLEMRKTCVFREAVVPWEKEIITDPSTPKPIPNPFDYMQERKSDHSFRMEDGVVQVYANKEATEKLFPVADATTFFTDLHYILKVIAAGNIRTLCHHRLVLLEQKFNLHLMLNADREFLAQKSAPHRDFYNVRKVDTHVHHSACMNQKHLLRFIKSKLRKEPDEVVIFRDGTYLTLKEVFESLDLSGYDLNVDLLDVHADKSTFHRFDKFNLKYNPCGQSRLREIFLKQENLIQGRFLGELTKQVFSDLEASKYQVRPLCMAEYRVSIYGRKQSEWDQLASWIVNNDLYSENVVWLIQLPRLYNVYKEMGIVTSFQNILDNVFLPLFEVTVDPDSHPQLHVFLKQVVGFDLVDDESKPERRPTKHMPTPAQWTNIFNPAYSYYIYYCYANLYTLNKLRESKGMTTIKLRPHSGEAGDVDHLAATFLTAHNIAHGINLRKSPVLQYLYYLAQIGLAMSPLSNNSLFLDYHRNPFPMFFLRGLNVSLSTDDPLQIHLTKEPLVEEYSIAASVWKLSSCDICEIARNSVYQSGFSHALKSHWVGKEYYKRGPDGNDIHKTNVPHIRLEFRDMKFYLLEWSLVDDGVLCLKISFQNPSWIR, from the exons ATGAGTGTCG GGAAATCTAGTCATGCAAGTTCTGCCAAGAGAGCTGGGCATCTTATCAGACCCACTTCTCCCAAGTCTCCTGTTGCTAGTGCCAGTGCTTTTGAAAGTGTGGAAGGATCAGATGATGAAGATAATATGACTGACAGTGCTGGACTAAACGATCCATATCTACATGCCAATGGGAATGCG GATTTACCAGATCACAGGAATGCCAATAATGGAGAGCAAATGGCTATGTCTGCATCAAGTATGATTCGATCCCATAGCGTATCTGGTGATCTGCACAGTGTGCAACCAGACCCTGTGGCTGCGGACATTCTCAGAAAAGAACCAGAACAGGAAACCTTTGTGAAGCTGAAAATTGCCCCAAGGG AAACACCATCTCCTGATGAAGTGGATGTCTATCGGAATCTGCAAGTGTGCCTAGAAATGAGAAAGACATGTGTATTTAGGGAAGCTGTTGTGCCATGGGAAAAGGAAATCATAACTGATCCAAGCACACCAAAGCCCATTCCAAATCCATTTGATTATATGCAAGAACGAAAATCTGAT CATTCTTTTCGGATGGAAGATGGAGTTGTGCAAGTTTATGCTAATAAGGAGG CAACGGAGAAACTTTTCCCAGTAGCTGATGCAACCACCTTTTTCACTGACCTGCACTACATCCTTAAAGTTATTGCTGCGGGGAATATTCGGACATTATGTCACCATCGCCTAGTACTTTTAGAACAA AAATTCAACCTCCATTTGATGCTTAATGCTGATCGGGAATTCCTTGCTCAAAAAAGTGCCCCACACCGTGACTTCTATAATGTCAGGAAAGTCGACACCCACGTTCACCACTCAGCCTGCATGAACCAGAAGCATCTTTTGAGGTTTATAAAGTCAAAGCTTAGGAAAGAGCCTGACGAG GTTGTCATATTTCGTGATGGTACCTATTTGACATTGAAAGAAGTTTTTGAGAGCTTGGATTTATCTGG GTATGATCTGAATGTTGACCTACTGGATGTTCATGCTGACAAGAGCACCTTTCATCGATTTGACAAGTTTAATCTTAAGTACAACCCTTGTGGTCAAAGTAGGCTAAGGGAGATTTTTCTGAAGCAGGAAAACCTTATACAGG GTCGTTTCCTTGGTGAGCTGACTAAGCAAGTTTTTTCTGATCTTGAAGCAAGCAAATATCAAGTGCGTCCTTTGTGT ATGGCTGAATACAGGGTATCCATATATGGCAGAAAGCAGAGTGAGTGGGACCAGCTGGCTAGTTGGATAGTAAACAATGACTTGTATAGCGAGAATGTTGTCTGGTTGATTCAG CTTCCAAGACTCTACAATGTCTACAAGGAAATGGGAATTGTGACATCTTTTCAGAACATTCTTGATAATGTTTTCCTTCCTTTGTTTGAGGTTACTGTGGATCCAGATTCACATCCTcagttgcatgttttcttgaagCAG GTGGTTGGATTTGATTTGGTGGATGATGAAAGTAAGCCAGAAAGACGTCCTACGAAACACATGCCGACACCTGCTCAGTGGACCAACATATTCAATCCTGCATACTCATACTACATTTACTATTGTTATGCTAACTTATACACCTTAAATAAG CTTCGCGAGTCAAAAGGAATGACCACTATCAAACTCCGTCCACATTCTGGAGAG GCTGGTGATGTTGACCACCTTGCAGCGACATTTCTTACTGCTCACAATATTGCGCATGGAATCAACTTGAGAAAATCTCCTGTACTTCAGTATTTGTACTACCTGGCCCAG ATTGGCCTTGCCATGTCTCCACTGAGCAACAACTCATTGTTTTTGGACTACCATCGGAATCCATTTCCCATGTTTTTCCTGCGTGGCCTCAATGTGTCGCTTTCAACTGATGATCCTTTGCAGATTCACCTAACAAAAGAGCCCCTCGTGGAAGAATACAGCATTGCAGCTTCT GTTTGGAAGTTAAGTtcatgtgatatatgtgaaattgcACGGAATTCAGTTTATCAATCTGGTTTCTCTCATGCACTGAAG TCTCATTGGGTCGGGAAGGAATACTACAAGAGAGGACCAGACGGGAATGATATTCACAAGACAAACGTACCTCATATCCGCCTTGAATTTCGTGATATG AAGTTTTACCTTTTGGAATGGTCTTTGGTTGATGATGGAGTCCTCTGTTTGAAGATTAGCTTCCAAAATCCAAGTTGGATCAGATGA